From Anopheles merus strain MAF unplaced genomic scaffold, AmerM5.1 LNR4000232, whole genome shotgun sequence, a single genomic window includes:
- the LOC121601934 gene encoding protein adenylyltransferase Fic-like, translating into MTFDIERKRLELCYGTFGTNANGTASATSAKGSGSERKRRKSSTSSEQSTPYRRTKRSGSGTIPDPAKEQQQQRWQHLRPSKCHVITIFASGVLFSLLMLTLLDFVPSSPHRPRSAPGSLRRVGSDGGRALYAPRHLPDESLLRLADETRVMEPYLPVITRGKTKTAEEQQDTLTNEQEALGSLKMALEMKQLGKDDKALRLFQHALALSPRHPEILTKYGEFLEHNRQDVVSADQYYTQALTVNPYYTEALANRERTAQIVEQMDAKRFEALDRKRDALSSVHSSNMALKRAEKEAYIQHIYHSVGIEGNTMSLAQTRSILETRMAVDGKSIDEHNEILGLDAALKYINATLVNKNDYITLKDILEIHRRVLGHVDPIEGGEFRRTQVYVGGHIPPGPGDLAILMGRFENWLNSEQVFLMHPVKYAAMAHYKLVHIHPFSDGNGRTSRLLMNTLLMRAGYPPVIIQKQHRHKYYNFLQLANEGDIRPFVRFIADCTERTLDLYLWATSELSHPVPLLAQESMEGMPLIFNSLGGEEGDDVGSGSGDAIRIGVI; encoded by the exons ATGACTTTCGACATCGAGCGTAAGCGTTTGGAGCTTTGCTACGGCACGTTCGGAACAAACGCCAATGGCACTGCCTCGGCCACCTCCGCCAAGGGCAGTGGAAGTGAAAGGAAGCGAAGGAAAAGCTCCACCTCGTCCGAACAGTCCACACCCTATCGCCGCACGAAGCGCTCCGGAAGTGGAACGATCCCGGATCCCGCcaaggaacaacaacaacaacgatggCAGCACCTGCGACCGTCCAAGTGCCATGTTATCACCATCTTTGCCAGCGGGGTGCTGTTCTCCCTGCTGATGCTTACCCTGCTGGACTTTGTACCGTCCTCGCCCCACCGGCCGAGATCGGCGCCGGGTTCGCTGCGGCGCGTCGGTTCCGACGGTGGCCGGGCACTGTACGCTCCGCGCCATCTGCCGGATGAGTCGCTGCTAAGGTTGGCGGATGAGACGCGCGTAATGGAACCGTACCTGCCGGTCATAACCAGGGGCAAAACGAAAACGGCCGAGGAACAGCAGGATACACTCACGAACGAGCAGGAAGCGCTCGGGTCGCTTAAAATGGCGCTCGAAATGAAGCAGCTTGGCAAGGACGATAAAGCGCTCAGGTTGTTCCAGCATGCGCTGGCCCTCTCGCCACGGCATCCAGAAATCCTGACCAAGTACGGCGAGTTCCTGGAGCACAACCGGCAGGACGTGGTGTCGGCCGACCAGTACTACACGCAAGCGCTCACGGTCAACCCGTACTACACGGAGGCGTTGGCCAACCGGGAGCGAACGGCCCAGATCGTGGAGCAGATGGATGCAAAGCGGTTCGAGGCGCTGGACCGGAAGCGCGACGCCCTCAGCTCGGTGCACTCGTCCAACATGGCGCTGAAGCGGGCGGAAAAGGAAGCGTACATACAGCACATCTACCATTCGGTCGGCATCGAGGGCAACACGATGAGCTTGGCGCAGACCCGCTCCATACTGGAAACGCGCATGGCCGTCGATGGCAAGAGCATCGACGAGCATAACGAGATTCTCGGCCTAGATGCGGCCCTAAAGTACATCAATGCGACGCTGGTGAACAAAAACGATTACATTACGCTGAAGGACATCCTCGAGATACACCGGCGAGTGCTCGGACACGTGGACCCGATCGAGGGTGGCGAGTTTCGGCGCACGCAGGTGTACGTCGGTGGGCACATACCGCCCGGGCCGGGTGATTTGGCCATTCTGATGGGACGGTTCGAGAATTGGCTCAACTCGGAGCAGGTGTTTCTGATGCACCCGGTCAAGTATGCGGCCATGGCACACTACAAGCTGGTGCACATACACCCGTTCAGCGATGGCAATGGGCGTACGTCGCGTTTGCTAATGAACACGCTGCTAATGCGGGCCGGCTATCCGCCCGTCATTATACAGAAGCAGCATCGCCACAAGTATTACAACTTTTTGCAGCTGGCCAACGAGGGTGACATCCGTCCGTTTGTGCGGTTCATTGCGGATTGTACGGAGCGGACGCTCGATCTGTATCTGTGGGCTACGAGCGAGCTGTCCCATCCGGTGCCGCTGCTGGCGCAGGAAAGCATGGAGGGTATGCCGCTGATCTTCAACAGCTtagggggggaggagggggacGATGTTGGGAGCGGCTCGGGGGATGCGATACGGATAGGCGTTATTTG A